The window gtgttcggaagtgtggcatatgcacatgtgccagatcagaagaggacgaagctcgatgataaaagcgagaaactcatattcgtgggttatgactcaagttcgaagggttacaagctatacaatcccaagaatggtaaagcaatctcaagtcgagacgtggtgttcgatgaagaagcaacatgggattggaatgttcccgaagaggagaactacgactttctcccttatccattcgagagtactgcaaagaacgaagaatatctagaagttcaagaaccttctagtacaccatctccgcactctccacatactccaaccactacacctaatgaagtgacaccaacatcaggaggagaatcaagtaggctacaacatcacacaaggagcattgaggagttgtacgaggtaacacagtctatggaggatctatcattgttctgccttcttgccgattgtgagccaataagctaTGAAGACTCAACAAAAAGCTAAAAGTGGAAATGTGCTATGGACaaagagattcaagcaatcgagaagaataatacgtgggatcttgccacactactaaagggacataaggctattggtgtaaaatgggtgtacaaggccaagaggaattccaaaggtgaagttgaaagatataaggcaaggttggtggcgaagggatatagtcaacgagccggcatagactatgacgaggtatttgctcccgtcactcgtctagaaactataagattgataatctcacttgcgactcaacataattggaagatttatcaaatggatgtcaaatccgcgttccttaatggccacttagaagaagaagtctatatagaacaacctttgggatacatcgtgaaaggccaagagaataaggtgctaaaattgaaaaaggccttatacgggttgaagcaagcgcctcgggcatggagatgttatgattgtgtgcctatacgtggatgacttgatattcaccggtagtaatcccaaaatgtttgaggagttcaagaaagcaatggttcgggagttcgagatgaccgacattggacttatggcttactatcttgggatcgaggtaaaacaaaagaaagaaggaatattcatatcccaagaaggttatgcgaatgaggtgctcaagaagtttaagatgaatgactgcaagtcaatgaatataccggtggattgcaatctcaaattgtcaaaagatgatgaaggatacttggtggacccaacacaatacaagagtttggttggaagtctgaggtacctaacctgcacgaggccagatattctctacggagttggactagtaagtcgatacatggaagctcctacaataaatcacttgaaggcggccaagaggatacttcgctacatcaaaggtacgattgactatggcctgttttattcgccttctgagcacttcaagctagttggatacagtgatagtgattgggctggagacatagatgatcgtaagagtacgagtggtttcgtgttctatatgggagatacggcgttcacatggagctcgaagaagtaacccattgtgactctgtcaacgtgtgaagccgagtttgtagcagcaacatcgtgcacctgtcatgcaatatggctcaggaagttactaaatgagcttaagttttttcaaaaggaacctacagagatatatgtggataacaagtctgcgattgctctagcgaagaatccagtctttcatgatAGAAGCAAGCACATTGATACGAAATACCATTacatcagggagtgtgttacaaataaagaggtgcagataaagtacgcgaagtcacttgaccaagttgcagatattttcacaaagcctctaaaacacgagacgtttcagagattacggaatatgctcggagtaacgaaatcaagtttaaggggagctgttggaaaataaacttgattttgggctatttgttttggatttgggcttgcaaatatataaatattttggatcaagattatagcccattatgtagaaacttcttgtaatatgtagtagtgaaagtgtgtagaatgtatgtagaataatcttgtaaaatatctaagtctagaattatcatgagaatacttaggaaatatctagatattagatgatgaagtattctatactagtccatggtgtagtataaatagatggattcacctctcatttgtaatcaagcatcaaagcaattcaataagcaataaaagaagagttttcaagatcaattaaacttctaaattatcaatcctctcttccacaaataatatacacataacctcctatttctaacatatGTATGTGTATGTGACGAAAGAGATGTGATTATGAAAGTTTAGTGactatttaatatattttataatttttttcataTGGAAACTGAAAAAGCATGATATCAGTGCGTCTGTCATATTACATTGTTATTATTGAGGTTTGCTCTTAAATTTTTGCATCTGATGCCAATGCATATATGATATATCGGAAGGAAGCGATATATTTACAGTTTAGTCACGGAGTTGTAAAGAACAATTGCCTAAACAACTGGTCAGATTTATAATATTAAAGTGTGTAACTGTAACTTAAACTCCATTAGAGGTCTTAACTACTTGAAAGAATGTTATAAAGTTATATAGGCAAACTGTAACCAGACAGACTCATTGCTTTCCATGGTTCTCCTTTGATTGATGAAAACTTGTTATCTCTTTTCATACGTAGCATGTTCAATATGGCAGGTAACATTTCGTATGCTTTAATTTTGCCTAAAACGCCCTTTTTATGTATTATATGTGTGTCATGTATGAAGGTAATCTTTAAATCTGAATTTTATAATCTCTGAGGTTTTATGCATTTGCATTCACTTTGGGACTTCTGGTAACCGATTCCCATTAGTCTAGTATTGTGATTAAACAGTTTGAGTATTTAGATATATAACATAACCTGAGTCGGAATCAAAAATtaaggtaataaaaaaaataaaagaaaatgaaaagaaaaccacATCAGTACAAAAGTAAGAGAGAGATAGAGAATGAGGAGAGAGGTCTTTTCCGGCCACGGCGAAGCAACAAGGATGCAGGAACGGTACAACGGGAAACTTCAAGATCGGTTCACGGGACTATTCGGAATCCAACTAACCTCGTTCATGTTTTTCAACTTTCCCGATCATTGGAATGTTGAAGATCTATGGCGAAGCTTTAAACCTTACGGAGACATAAGAGACATCTATATGGCGGGGAAGAGGCTAAAGAATGGCAAGCGATTTGCATTCGCACGATTTGGAAACGTCAGATGCGTGGAAAGCCTACTTGCCTTGCTTGAGAAGATCACCTTCAATGAATTACCCATCAAGATCTTCAaagctagagagagagagaggacaaCAATATGCATGCAGCACAAGCAAACTATGGAATGAATAGAGACGAGCAAAATCAGTACAGACATGATTTCAGACACCAAGGAATTCATAACACGAGAACAGGGGTCCAACCCAAGTATGGTAACGCTTTTCGAGATGAACGCAGATTCTGTGACGTTGCAAGAAAAGAAACGAGCGATCTCAGGGATAGACTGAATTCCAAAAAGGAAGATTTGCGTTCAAAATTATCAAAAAACAAGGAAGAGTAGGAGGTGAAAGGCAATGAAGCAAAGGAGGTGAAAGGACATGGGCATAACTGGACGAAGTTTATTGATGCGAGAACGGTAGTTGTGGAAAAACAAAATCATCACCTAATTGGAAAAGCTATTATCTGTGAATTGAAAACGGTAGACCTAATTATTCAGTTTGAGGAATTATGTAGGGCCGAGGGTTTGAATAACTTCGTTCTGAAATATCTTGGGGGATTACAGGTGCTCGTAGTGTTTGATTCCTCCCTAACAGTGAGCAACATCACCTCAAACACCAACCATAGCATTCATAAATGGTGCAGTTATGTCAAGGCACTTGATAATTCATACCGGTCGCCTGGTAGATTAGTATGGGTTAATATAAGCGGGGTACCGATTTTGTGCTGGAACGAAGATACGTTTAGGAAAATAGCTGGGTGGTGGGGAAGAATCATTGCTATGGAAAACTGTTCCATGGAAGATGATCATCAAAATCTCCTCACAGGTAGTGTGTTGGTTTATGCCCGTAGTAGCACGATACAATTCGAAGGCTGGGTCAATCTTACGGACGGCAACACCACAAGCTATGTAACAATCAAAGAAGATTCAAGCAGAATTGTAAAACTCGATTTCAACTGTAACGATAGTACAGACATTGAGGATGAGGACAAATCAGTTAAGACAAATTCCGAAGATGAGTTCATTGACGACACGTTCGACGATTCTGATTACGAACACATCTTTAACCTAGACCCAGAATTAGAACATGGGAATAAGGTAAAGAAAAGGGATTCCGGCAATAACTCCGGCAATAATTCTAAAGTGAGAGGAAACCAATCGTATGAAGATGAAGAGTCAAAAGGTGATAACATTGGGAACTGTTTTCGAGGAAACCATAATGACGCATGCTATGAAACAGCTGTAAACTCTACTGCCAATAGCCCTATCAAATGTGGGGTCAGCTCCCAAAATACGGTGCAACAAGTTGGTGACACGTATCAAAATAAACCTATTGCTGACATGGAACCACATCAACCTGACCTTGGGAACTCACCATCTAAACCTAATATCCCATCACCTGATCCACAACCCACTTCCAAAGCCCAATCACCACACCTTCCATCACCCATTATCAAAAGCCCAACTCATAATCCAACAAGCACACTTTTTATTTCCTCGCCAAGCCCTTCTAACATGGTGACCCCAACTATCAACACCTCGTGCCCAATCTAGAACTTTACACCGAACCCATCAAATCCCCCTCCAGTTTATTCTACAAATCCTTTTAACATCTTAAACCCTTCTTACGAACTATCACCTAAATCTGTAAAAGCCAGTAGCCCTAACCTTGATGATTACCAACATGAAACAGAACGAGTTACATCTAAACCTGTTATAAACTCACCCACTCGTGATGACAACACTAATCTCTCAAACAGGGATTCCACTGGTGCACCAAAAACCAGTCATTTAAGGAAGAAACAATCGAGCACGAAGGGCACAAAGCTGAAGACACAGGGAACAGACAAAAGCAAAAAGGAGTGTTACTGGACAAACATTCGCAAGTGGAAGTCATCCTCTCGGATGATGAACTTAAGAAGTGTTGCTAGGAAACCTAGACCCGATAATAAACCCTTACGATCAATATGTACTTCATGTGCGGACTCATCACGATAAACTTCAGTAAATCAAAGTGAAATTAATGTCAGAAGTAAGGATTCTAGGAACCATCGTGACGAAGATTATACGAAAGGTGGGAACCGGAATGTTTCAACCTCACTTAACTCGATCAACACAGATGATTTCTATGATTTTGGTAGGAAACTTGGTCTAAAGTGGCAGAGGAGAACCTCTGCTCAACAGTAAGTGCCCCTTCTGTTTTGTCTCGTATTTAATGTTTTCTTATGAAGATTATGTCATACAACATTAGAGGCTTTGGTGTCGGGAAGGATAGCAAATTCGAGCCCACAAAAAAGCTAATTATAAAAGAAAGACCAACTTTCCTTGCATTACAGGAAACTAAATTACACATTGTTGACAAAAAGTGGATCGAATCACTTTGGGGCTCCTGTGATTTTGAGTTTATTCAACGAGAGATGGTCGGGAAGTCGGGGGGTCAGATCTTGATTTGGGACACAAATTACTACGAGGCTAGTGACTTAATTAGGTTTGATTGCGTCCTCGGGATAAAGGGTAAATGTAAAAGCAATCGTTCCACTTTAAACGTGATCAACGTTTACGGACCACACGACGACGCCAAGAAAGTAAGACTATGGGAAGACCTGGCAAAACTAGTCGATGATAGTATCGAAGCTTGGGCCCTATGCGGTGATTTTAATGAGGTTCGAGACCAGTCAGAACGTTTCAACTGTAATTTTATTGAAAGTAGGGCTCGACTCTTTAATGAATTCATAACCTCAAGCAACTTAATCGATATCCCGATTGGTGGTAGGCTCTTTACACGGGTCAGCGACGATGGTACCAAGTTTAGTAAACTCGATAGATTCTTAGTCTCGGCTAACTTCCACTCATCTTGGAGTACTCTTTCGGCATTGACTTTGGAACGAACTAGCTCCGATCACTGCCCCATTATCTTAAAAGATGAGGTGATAAATTTTGGGCCAAAACCCTTCAAAGCTTTTGATGTTTGGTTCGATGAGGTCGGGGTAGATCACATTATTGTTGATGCTTGGGCAGAATGTATTAATTCAGGACATCAAAAAGACTGTAACTTTCTAAATAGGATGAAAAATGTCAAAAAAAGCTCTCAAAGCTTGGAGCTGCTCGACTTTTAGTTCGCTAGATGAAGAAATAGAGCTCCTCAAAAACAAAGCCTTACAACTAGAGTTAAAAGCTGAAACTAATCTCCTAGATGTGACAGAACTTGATTCATGGAAGGATGCGAGGAAATCGTGGTTCGAGAAGGAAAGGGTCAAAACGGCTATGTTGAAACAGAAAGCACGTTCCAAATGGAACCTCGAGGGGGACGAGAATACTAAATTTTTTCACTCTATGCTCCGTAACAAGTACAACAAAAACAATATCCGTGGACTCACTATTAATGGCTCTTGGAATGAAAGCCCACGAGATATCAAAAATGAAGCCTATAATCATTTCAAGAATCTATTCCAGGAGCCGAATCTCATGAGGCCGTCCCTTGAAGACCTGGTGTACCCCACGATTACAACAGAGGAGGCAAATAAACTTGAATGCCCTTTTGAAGAATTCGAAGTTCGTGAAGCCATAAATGATTGTGGAAGCACGAAAGCCCCCGGGCCTGACGGGTTTAACTTGCGTTTCTATAAAAAATTTTGGGACGTTATAAAGATCGATCTTATTGAAGCTATTAATTGGTTTTGGGACAAGGGCGAAATATCGAAAGGATGCAATGCCTCCTTTGTTACACTCATTCCCAAAAAGACGGATCCGCTGGGGTTAAACGACTTTAGGCCGATTAGCCTAATTGGTAGCTATTATAAAATTGTCGCAAAGATCTTGTCAAATCGATTAAGAAAAGTACTTCCTTCACTTGTCGGAGTTGAACAAAGTGCCTTCATGAAAGAGAGATTCATTCTAGATGGAGCGTTAATTGCAAATGAAACCATTGACTTCCTTAAAAATAACCGAAAGAAAGGATTAGTGTTCAAAGTTGATTTCGAAAAAGCTTTTGATAGTCTTAACTGGTGCTTTCTATTGGATGTTATGAAGTCTATGGGTTTTGGTTGTAAATGGAGGAAATGGATTTCAACATGTCTTAATTCGGCTTCGATCTCTATCTTGATAAATGGGTGCCCCACACACGAATTCAATCTTGGTAGGGGTGTGAGACAAGGGGACCCTTTGTCACCTTTCCTTTTTATTCTCGCGGCCGAGGGACTTAATATGCTAACTAAAGGGGCTTTAGACAAGGGTCTCATTAAGGGGGTTGAAGTCGGTTCCGATAAGGTTGTTGTTTCGCATCTTCAATACGCGGACGACACCATTTTTTTCGGGGATTGGAGTCGTAGGAACGTCATAAACCTTAGGAATTTGCTCAAGTGCTTCGAACTTGCCTCGGGCCTTAAAGTAAATTTCCTTAAAAGCAGCTTGCTCAGTATAGGTGTTGATCAAGGGGAGGTGAGCCTCCTAGCCAATTTCATGGGGTGTCAACAAGGCAAACTCCCCTTCACTTACCTCGGTCTTCCTATCGGTTCTAAAATGAATAAGTTGAAAGATTGGCAAGTTGTCATTGACAAATTTAAAAGTCGGCTCTCGAGTTGGAAAAGGCGTTCGTTGTCATTTGGAGGAAGAGTAGTGCTCATTAAATCGGTCTTATCTAGTCTCCCGTTGTACTATTTCTCGCTATACCGTGCTCCGCCATGTGTGTTAAATCTACTTGAGAGTGTAAGGAGAGAAttcttttggggtgggtcgggtTCGGGTTCTAAATCCCCTGGGTTAAATGGGATAACGTCATTAATACTTACGGGAACGGAGGGTTAAACATTGGGTCTTTAAAAAGCAAAAACCTTGCGTTACTagggaaatggtggtggaggttcaaaaccgaaaccgaCTCGCTTTGGGTAAATGTTATTCGTAGTATTTATGGTTTTTGTGGTGGCTTAATGTCGGATAGTGCTTCAAATCACTCTTCGGCATTAGGCACGTGGCGCAACATCATCTTAACAAGTACATTGTTAGAAGACTTGCAAGTGCCCTTCAAGAGTTCCTTCGTCAAAACAATTAGAGATGGCGGAGCAACTTACTTCTGGCATGAGCAATGGATCGCAGACGACAAGCTTTGCAACCTTTTCCCTCGGCTCTATCGCCTGGAAACTGATACAAATGTGTTGGTAAAGGATCGTGTAGTAGCAGCAGGTAATAACTCGACTGCGGCGGTTTGGAATTGGGCTCGGGCACCCACTGGTCGAACTACGGCTGAACTGGATCACCTCAACAGTCTGATTGCTTCCTTCGGTTTCGATCTCAGCAACATGGACTCGTGGAAATGGACCTTATCCTCAAACGGTATGTTCACTGTGAAAAAGCTCTCCTCTTTAATCGATGTCCAATTGATCGGGTTTCCCTCTCCACGTCATCACACTCCTAGGAATATTCTCGTGCCAAAAAAAATTGAGATATTCGCATGGAGACTGTTGAAAAAGAGGCTTCCCGTTAGATTGGAACTCGATAAAAGAGGCATAGATTTACATAGTGTACGATGCCCGTTATGTGACGACGACGTGGAATCGGTGGATCATTCATTTGTTTTTTGCAAATACTCGCGCGATATTTGGGAACGCATCTACAAATGGTGGAACTTAGGAAATTTCTCAAGCTTCGACATTCCCGACATTTTAAACGACAACTTAAACATTGCATCTTCGTGTTTCGGAAAAAAGCTTTGGCAAGCGTTGAAATGGGTAGCTTCATATCTAATTTGGAAGAACCGCAACAACATGGTGTTCAAAGGAAAATATTGGAGCACTCCGGTCATGGTAAATGAAATTCAAGTTAATTCTTTCGAGTGGATCGCTTCGTGGTCAAAATGTAGAAATTTAGATTGGCTAGTATGGACGTCAAATCCTCATGTTTATCTTAGTATGTAATAGTTCGTGTTTGTCTCTTTGAACGGGTTGCTATCTTTGCACCCCTTCATTGTTGCTGTTTTTTTTTCTCTCTCGTGTTTTCATGGGCTATCTAGTCATTGTAAAGGTGCCCATGCTCTTGTATTTCTCGTGCTAGTTATTTATTTtgccttgcctttcaaaaaaaaaaaacataacctGAGTCGACCCATTCATAAGTAAATGGGTAGAGATTGCAACTTGCAGTTTAGTTATTAAGCGAGTAGCTTTACCGTACATCTTTAACAGGCCAGTGTAAATGATTATTGCAGTCCCTAGTGGTCCTTGTATGATTACTAAGCATCCAATTTGCAGGACATTTTCTTTGACTAGTTGATCCTTGCACGAGTGATGATTATACAaattccttttttttttctttttttctttttttttctttttcttaagGAACTGTTTAGATTTTGTAAGTTATAATATCAAATCAACTTTATTAGTTATCACCACAACAAAGAGATTCACTAGGTAGTCCTTTCCAGTTTCCACTGAGCATTGTTTCTTAATTTTGTGGGCGGTTTTTGTAAAAAAGATATAAGTCCTTGCGGTTGACAAAGTTAATTGTAGTCTACATATATATTGCACGCAGGCTTCATTAAATTAGCTGGCTGATAATATGGGTTTAGCAAATGGCataataatgtaaaaaaaaattacGTTGAAGAAGAATTGTTATTTTAATTTTTGAAAGTAATCTAATCTATAAACCTCTCGGGGGAATACTCTGATTTGAGGGCTACACATAGTTATATTCATAATTACCTATATAAACTTTCATGCAATTTTAACATTTATGTACTTTGGTTATTTAGCAACAAAATTCCTATTCTGGATATAATATATAGATTCATTCTGCTTATGCATTTATATTCAATTTTcaataatgtatatataatattccaAATATTTTAGTTAATTGTTTCTAGATTTGGAGGACTCAAATGAATCACTACCAAATGAAGAAGAAAAGTGGCTGGCAATGAATGGCTTAAACAGagtcatatatatatatcttgaccaaGTATGATTAATCTCAATCAAACACTTCAATATGCTTCTTGTTTGtaatatatttaacatatatgTTCCTCCTATCAGTACTTGAACTTTAACTTTTTACTTTTATGTGTTTTGACTTCCATTTTATATAGTAGTAAATAAAAGTAAATGAAcagttatttataatatttataatactaactgCCTTAAGACCCTACCACTCTTCTTTTTGAAATCAACTAACTTAATAGCTACTCGGGGAGTACGTGGTCTCGACCTTTTAGGGAGTACTaggcaactcggggagtactcgatGTTGACTTTATGTTGACTTTGACTGGTTTGACGGTGTACTTGCCAAGTTGCAAAAACCGAGTAGTCTATGAGTAATTAGTTCCAAGTTCAGCGACAGTGCTTATTAGAAAGAAgtcaaacaaacaaaaaaaaaacaattaatGATAATTATCGATGCAATTTTCTTTTCAAATTTACATGTTCTTATATAACAGCGGAACGAAAAATAGTTATTTAGTTTTCCGTTTAGTACATTTCCTGGTTGGTTCCATAGTTCTTGGAGGCCTCACTTTAACCACATTATTACTCCTTAATTTATCAGATATGAAAAGTCGTTAATAGTTTAGTAAGCGACACAGAGAATATGATTTGATGATAGTGACTTATTTTGGTGGGGACAGTCTTTAAGGATCTTTGCAGTAGtttaatacggagtattattttataCACCATTGTAGTAATACATATAGTCTCTCTGTACACTTTACTGAGGTGTAACTAATCAATGTACGCTTCGAGCTCTTCCGAAAATAGGTTCTTCATCATACTTATTCACCTTTTACATTTTTGGCAGAGTTACACGTAACTTATCATATTACGAAGTAAATATGGCATTAAGATATAGAATATGGCAGTAAAATTTGAATACATGAGGTTTTATACTGAATATATATAGTGTTGTTTCCATAAGTGTATTCGTTGATCAATGGTTTAGATTTCAGTTCTATCTGGAATGCATGCAATGTTGTTACTTGTTTAATAGTGATTTTTGTATATAATACACCTTAAGTGAGACATTAATACATGATTAAATATGCTGAAATCAGTTTACAGGATGATGAATGACATATAAATAGATCATACTGTATGTTACACCAAatgttacattaatattaatacaatacataaacTATCGAAACGAGTTTAAGGATGATAAATAAcatatgaaatatataaaattatattgtaCAACAAATGTTACTTGAGCCATGCATACGGGTCATAAGTTGCTTTCGGCTCTAGTTTTGAATGGCATGTCCAGCCCCAGGGCTATGACCTGGTGCTGTCGGCCTAAAGTCATCCGCACCATGTGGTGGTGATGGCTGCACCACAGGCTCAGCCGTACTATTAGTTTTTGGAGTCGGCGGTGTTTGAGTCATAGGAGGTGTGACTAAAGCC of the Rutidosis leptorrhynchoides isolate AG116_Rl617_1_P2 chromosome 5, CSIRO_AGI_Rlap_v1, whole genome shotgun sequence genome contains:
- the LOC139848979 gene encoding uncharacterized protein → MSDSASNHSSALGTWRNIILTSTLLEDLQVPFKSSFVKTIRDGGATYFWHEQWIADDKLCNLFPRLYRLETDTNVLVKDRVVAAGNNSTAAVWNWARAPTGRTTAELDHLNSLIASFGFDLSNMDSWKWTLSSNGMFTVKKLSSLIDVQLIGFPSPRHHTPRNILVPKKIEIFAWRLLKKRLPVRLELDKRGIDLHSVRCPLCDDDVESVDHSFVFCKYSRDIWERIYKWWNLGNFSSFDIPDILNDNLNIASSCFGKKLWQALKWVASYLIWKNRNNMVFKGKYWSTPVMVNEIQVNSFEWIASWSKCRNLDWLVWTSNPHVYLSM